The genomic window CCCCCGACGCGGTCGTGGCCGCCACCGGCTACAGCCGTGCCCTGGAGCCCCTCGTCGGCCACCTCGGCGTCCTGGACGACCGCGGCCGCCCGCTGGCGCACGGCGGCCGCGCTCCCCGCCAGGCGCCGGGGCTGTACTTCACGGGCTTCACCAACCCGATCAGCGGGATGTTCCGGGAGATGGCGATCGACGCCCGGAAGATCGCGAAGGCCCTGGCCGGCTGAGCCGGGCGCCCAGGTCGCGGGCGGCCCCGACAGCGGGGCCGGCCGTCGCCGTTCTCGGCCGGCCCCGGAACACGGCCGTCAGCGGGCCGGGTTCAGCACGAGCTTCGCCGTGTTGTTCCTGACGTTCGGGTCGAACGCCAGCGGCTGGGTGGTGCTGTACGGGTGCGTGAGGGTGATCTTTCCGGATGCGCGGGGGACGACGGTGTCGATCCGCAGCTGGAACGGGAAGGTCACCGCCTGCTTCTCGGCCACCCACAGCGGCAGTTCGCACCGGTAGCGCGGGGCCCCGGTGGGCTCCTCGACCCAGTCGCCGTCCAGGGTCCGAGGCGTGCAGTTCTCCGGAACGGCGGTGACCGTGGCCCCCTCGGGAACGATCAGGTCGATCGCGGCGACCGGGTCGCCGGAGCCCAGGTTCGCGACCCATGCCGGGCCCTTGTTGCGGAAGGTCAGCTCGGCCCGCACGGTCTCGCCGGCCGCACCGGTCACCTTCGCGCCGCGGATCGCGAAGTCGGCGGTGTTCTCGGCCTTGACCGCAGCGACCCCGCCGTTGTCCTCGGGCGCCAGGTCCGCGGCACCGTCGCCCGCCGCGACCCCCATGTCGATGCGCTCGTCGAGGGCGTACGGCGCGACCGTGGCCGTCAGCGGCGCCGGGAGCGTGAAGCCGGCACCCGGCTCGACGACGTCGTCGAAGGCGCAGTCCACCATGGTGACGGGCTTGATCGCCCCCTCGCCGAGCGGTGTGGCGGTGCACTCGGGCGCGACGCCGCCCACGTCCAGGCCGCGGGTGACGTACAGGGTGACCCGGACGCCGTTCGCCGGCTCGTTGCCGTTGTTGACCACGGAGAACGGAACGGGCACGGTGCTGCCCGGTGCGACGCCCTCCACCGGAGCCGGCCGGTCCAGCACAAGGTCGGGGCCCGAGCCGATCCTGACGGTGGTCTCGAACCCGTCGGGCGCCGTGAGCACGCCGCCCGCCATCGTCGTCGTGGCCGTCGCCTGGTAGGTGATCCGGCCGCTCGCACCGACCTCCGCCTCCGCTGCGGCGCGGACCTGCACCGGCACCGAGCCGCCGGGGCCCGCCGCCGGGACCTCGGGGACCGTGCAGAGCGCGGTCGTGCCCGCCGGTGCGCAGTTCTCGGGCCAGGTGACGTCGGCGATGCCGGCCAGGCCCGAGACGTCGACGGTGAGCCGGCCGTCGGTCACCCGGTGGTCGGCGTTGTCGTGGGAGAGGCCCAGGTCGAGGGTGACGGACCGGGCCTGCTCACCACTGCCGGCGGCCTTGGGCAGCACGACCTCGTACGGCGACCGGATCCACAGCTGGTCGCCGTCGGCGAGGGCCGGGGTGGCCGTCGCGACCGTGGCGAGTCCCGCTGCGACGGCGCACGCGGCCATGCGGGCAGGGCGGCCGACGGAAGGCTTTCTCATGTTCTCTCTGTTTCTCGGGGAGGGACGACGGTGCGCTGGGGAGACTCCCGAGTGCGGGTGAAGGTTGCCCGGCGCGGAGCGCGAGAGCGCGAAGGGGTGGAGCACGGAGCAGCGGAGCGCGGAGGAGCGGGGCACGGAGCAGCGGAGGAGCGGGGCACGGAGCAGCGGAGCACAGAGGAGTGGGACACCACGGCTCCCGCACGGCATGCGGCGGACCGGGACATCTCCCCGCACGAACGGTTCCTGACTGGTCGTCAGTTCGCTAATCTGACTGTGCGTCAGTTACCACCGGCCGACGAGCAAGGAGCGGGGAAGCGATGCTTGGATCGACCCACGGCACCCTCACCACCGATCTCCGCGCCCGAGTCGTGGCCTGCGGAGAACAGCCCGGACCCACCGTCCACGGCATGGCCGCGAGCGAGGGCGACCTGGATGTCAGCGGCCGGCCGCTGCACGCGCCCGTCCCCGAGCTCGACCGGTTCTTCCGGCCCGAATCGGTCGCCGTCGTCGGCGCGTCCGACGCCGACGGCCGGCCCAACACCGGCATCACCCGGCAGCTGATCGCCTGGGCCGAGCGGGTCGGGGCACGGCTCCACCCCGTCCATCCCAGCCGGACGGCCGTCTTCGGGCTGCCGTGCGTCCCGTCCGTCGCCGATCTGCCCGAGCCCGTCGATCTGGCCGTGCTGCTCGTCGGCGACCCGCTGCCCGTGATCGAGGAACTCGCGCAGGCCAAGGTGAAGTTCGCCGTGGCCTTCGCGTCCGGATTCGCCGAGACCGGCGCCGAGGGCGCGGCCGCGCAGCGGCGGCTCGCCGCCGCCGTCGAGCGGTCGGGGCTGCGGCTGCTCGGGCCGAACACCAACCTCAACGCCTTCGAGCGGTTCCGTGACGACCTCGAAGGCCCCGCCATCGCACTCATCACCCAGTCCGGCCACCAGGGGCGCCCCGTCTTCACCTTGCAGGAGCTTGGCGTACGGCTCTCCCACTGGGCGCCCACCGGCAACGAGGCCGACCTGGAGACCGCCGACTTCATCTCGTACTTCGCGGGGCGGCCCGAGGTCGGCGCGATCGCCTGCTACGTGGAGGGGCTCAAGGACGGCCGCTCCTTCCTGCTCGCCGCCGACCGCGCCGCCCGCGCCGGCGTCCCGGTCGTGGCCGTGAAGGTCGGCAGGACCGAGACCGGGGCGCGCACGGCCGCCTCGCACACCGGCAAGCTGACCGGCGCCGACCAGGTGGTGGACGCGGCGATGCGGCAGTACGGCGTGATCCGCGTCGACGGGCTAGACGAACTCCAGGACACCGCCGCCCTGCTGGCACGGGCGCGCAAGCCGCAGGCGGACGGCGTCGTCGTCTACTCGATCTCGGGCGGCACGGGCGCGCACTTCGCGGATCTGGCGACCGCGGCCGGGCTGCGGCTGCCGCCGCTCCCGGACGCCAAGCGGGCCGAACTGCACCAGTGGATACCGGAGTACCTGAACGTCGCCAACCCCGTCGACAACGGCGGGCACCCCGTCGGCGACTGGCGCGGGCGGAAGATCATCGACGCGATCCTCGCCGACCCCGGCGTCGGTGTGCTGATCTGCCCGATCACCGGGCCCTTCCCGCCGATGAGCGACAAGCTCGCCCAGGACCTCGTGGACGCGGCGGAGGAGACGGACAAGCTGGTGTGCGTGGTCTGGGGCTCGCCCGTCGGCACGGAGGAGGCGTACCGCACGACGCTGCTCGGCTCCTCACGGGTCGCGACCTTCCGTACGTTCGGCAACTGCATCACGGCGGTCAGGGCGTATCTCGACCACCACCGCTTCACCACCGGCTACCGCTCGCCCTTCGACGAGGCCCCCCGCACCCTCTCCCCCTCGTTCCGCAAGGCGCAGGCTCTGCTCCGCCCGGGCCACCGGCTCAGCGAGCACTCCGCGAAGCAGCTGCTGCGGGCGTACGGCATCCGCGTGCCGCGCGAGCAGCTGGTGACCAGCGCGGCGGCCGCGGTGCGGGCGGCGGGCCTGGTCGGCTACCCGGTGGTGATGAAGGCGTCCGCGCCCCAGCTCGCGCACAAGACCGAGCTGGGCCTCGTGAAGATCGGGCTGACCTCGGCCAGCCAGGTGCGCGACGCCTATCGCGAGCTGACCGACATCGCCCGCTACGAGCACGCCGACCTCGACGGCATCCTCGTCTGCCAGATGGTCGAGCGGGGCGTCGAGATGGTCGTCGGGGTCACCCAGGACGAGCTCTTCGGCCCGACGGTGACGGTGGGCCTCGGCGGTGTGCTGGTGGAGGTGCTCCAGGACGCGGCGGTGCGCGTCCCGCCGTTCGGCGAGGACCAGGCCCGCTCGATGCTCGCCGAACTGCGCGGGCGAGCCCTGCTGGACGGGGTCAGGGGCGGGCCGCCGGTGGACGTGGACGCGCTCGTCGAGGTCGTCCTGCGGGTGCAGCGGATGGCCCTCGAACTCGGCGGCGACCTCTCCGAACTGGACATCAACCCGCTGATGGTGCTGCCGCGCGGGCAGGGCGCGGTGGCGCTGGACGCGCTGGCGGTGTGCCGATGACGACGGGCGCCGGAGGGGACCTCGTGCTGCACCGCACCGAGAACGGCGTCTCGTGGATCACCCTCGACCGGCCCGAGGCCATGAACGCCGTCACCTGGGACCAGCGGGAGCGCATCATCGCGCTGCTCGCGGACGCCTCCGCCGACCCGGACGTACGGGCCGTCGTGATCACCGCGACGGGCAAGGGCTTCTGCGCGGGCGCGGATCTGCGCGGGGCCCCCTCCGCAGGGGAGCGGCTATCGGGCGACGTGGCTCGTACGATCCGGCTCGGCGCACAGCGTTTCATCGCGGCGGTCCTGGACTGCGAGAAGCCGGTGCTCGCGGCGGTGAACGGGACGGCCGCCGGCATCGGCGCACATCTCGCGTTCGCCTGCGACCTCGTCCTGGCCGCCGAATCAGCCCGTTTCATCGAGGTGTTCGTCCGTCGCGGCCTCGTACCGGACGGCGGCGGGGCCTATCTCCTGCCCCGGCTGATCGGCCCGCAGCGCGCGAAGGAGCTGATGTTCTTCGGCGACGCACTGCCGGCCGCGGACGCCGAGCGGCTGGGGCTGGTCAACCGGGTCGTCCCGGCGGAGGACCTGGAGAAGACGGCCCGCGAGTGGGCGGAACGTCTCGCGGCGGGCCCGACCCGGGCCATCGCCCTCACCAAGCAGCTGGTGAACGCCTCGCTGGACACGGACCGTTCGGCGGCGTTCGCGGCCGAGGCGGCGGCGCAGGAGATCAACATGACGACGCGGGACGCGAACGAGGGGGTGGCTAGCTTCGTGGAGCGGCGGACGCCGGAGTACCGGGGGCGCTGAGCGCCGACGCGGCCCTCCCCTTCCAATCTGACGAACCGTCAGCTTCAATGGAGGGGTGATGGGACACGCAGGGATGGCGGCCACCGCCGTCCGATACCTCAGGTCGGTCGGCGCCGCCGCGTCCACGGAGCCCTTCGACGCCCTCCCCCGCCCGGATCTCCGGGCCGTGGGGGACGACGAGCGCATGCCCGTCGACCCCGCCGAGTTCCGCCGGGTGCTCGGCCATTTCGCCAGCGGGGTCACGGTGATCACGTCGTACGACGAGGAGGGGCCGGCCGGCTTCGCCTGCCAGTCCTTCGCCTCGCTCTCCCTCGACCCCCCGCTGGTCGCCTTCATGGTCGGCCGTACGTCGACGACCTGGCCGCGCATCGCGCGCGCCGGTGTCTTCTGCGTCAATGTCCTGGGCGCGGACCAGGGGGCGCTGTGCCGGGCCTTCGCGGTGAGCGGCGCGGACAAGTTCGCGGGCGTCACCCACGCGCCCGCCCCCGTGACGGGGTCGCCGCGGCTCGATTCCGTACCGGCCTGGATCGACTGCACGATCCGGGCCGTGCACACGGGCGGCGACCACCTGATCGTCGTCGGCAGGGTGGAGGCGCTGGGCTCGGAGGGCGAAGGCGATCCGCTGCTGTTCCACCGGGGGCGGTTCGGGCGGTTCAGCGCATAGGCAGAAGGGCACCGGGCGGGCCGTACGCAGCGGGCCGGGGCGGACACCCCCTAAACCAATGTGCAGTGCCAGGCAACCCCGGTTCTCCACCCGGCATCTGTCGAAGTGGAGCCGCCATGCGGCTCTGGCGCGGCTCACCGCCCGTCACCCACACATACATGCCTCGCCTGGAGAACCTGTTGCAGCACGACCACACAAGCATGGCTTCCCGCCGCCGCAAACTTCTGGCCCGTACGCTCGCTGCGACGGCGGTCCTCGCGATGGCTCAGACCGCGGGCATGTCCACTCCGGCCGCATCCGCCGCCACCACCTCCGACGCTTCGGCCCATGGCACGCGGAGCGTTGCCACCGTCACCTACAACCTGGGTGACCAGGCCTATCGACTGCCGGGAAGCGGGGAGCCCGCCGAACTCGCCGCCACTGTGCACTATCCGAAGGATCTCGGCGCCACGCCGCGGCCACTCGTCGTCGAGCTGCACGGCTGGCATGCGACCTGCGCGGACCACGCGGCCGGAGCCGCGCTCGACGCCGCTGAACAAGCCGAGGACTCGGAGGCGGCCGCGGCCGCCTCCCAGAAGCTGTCCAGCTGGCCCTGCGCACCTGGTGTCCAGCCCATCGACAGCGCCAGCGGCTACGACTACCTGGGCGAGAAGCTGGCCGGCCACGGGTTCATCGTGGTGTCCATCCATGCCAACGGCATCAATGCCTCCTCGGCGCGGGGCGACGAGAACGCCTCCGTCCGGGCCGACCTGATCAACAAGCACCTGGCCCTGTGGCAGCGGCTCAACTCGACGGGCAAGGGCGGGCTCGCCGGCGCGTTCCGCGACGCGGCCACGGGCAAGCCGAAGCGAGTCGATTTCGCGCACCACGTCGATCTGAACAGGGTCGGCACCATGGGCCACTCGCGCGGCGGCGCGGGTGTGACGTGGCACGCGTCCGACCGCCACCAGTCCGGGTGGCCTACCGGCGTCAAGGTCAAGGCTGTCCTGGCGCTGGCGCCCGCCTACAACGTCATGACCGAGGACATGACCGCGTACGAGATC from Streptomyces formicae includes these protein-coding regions:
- a CDS encoding flavin reductase family protein, yielding MAATAVRYLRSVGAAASTEPFDALPRPDLRAVGDDERMPVDPAEFRRVLGHFASGVTVITSYDEEGPAGFACQSFASLSLDPPLVAFMVGRTSTTWPRIARAGVFCVNVLGADQGALCRAFAVSGADKFAGVTHAPAPVTGSPRLDSVPAWIDCTIRAVHTGGDHLIVVGRVEALGSEGEGDPLLFHRGRFGRFSA
- a CDS encoding enoyl-CoA hydratase/isomerase family protein gives rise to the protein MTTGAGGDLVLHRTENGVSWITLDRPEAMNAVTWDQRERIIALLADASADPDVRAVVITATGKGFCAGADLRGAPSAGERLSGDVARTIRLGAQRFIAAVLDCEKPVLAAVNGTAAGIGAHLAFACDLVLAAESARFIEVFVRRGLVPDGGGAYLLPRLIGPQRAKELMFFGDALPAADAERLGLVNRVVPAEDLEKTAREWAERLAAGPTRAIALTKQLVNASLDTDRSAAFAAEAAAQEINMTTRDANEGVASFVERRTPEYRGR
- a CDS encoding alpha/beta hydrolase, coding for MASRRRKLLARTLAATAVLAMAQTAGMSTPAASAATTSDASAHGTRSVATVTYNLGDQAYRLPGSGEPAELAATVHYPKDLGATPRPLVVELHGWHATCADHAAGAALDAAEQAEDSEAAAAASQKLSSWPCAPGVQPIDSASGYDYLGEKLAGHGFIVVSIHANGINASSARGDENASVRADLINKHLALWQRLNSTGKGGLAGAFRDAATGKPKRVDFAHHVDLNRVGTMGHSRGGAGVTWHASDRHQSGWPTGVKVKAVLALAPAYNVMTEDMTAYEIRKTPFAVVRGTCDGQVGSEALGFAADAATKSKSDFYQFQIHGANHNYFNTQWSPSSGQVAARDDAGHVDGHPGRCTGSGGPSDDAQLTEAQQRQVGAAYIDAFFRRYLADDHRFDPVLTGKRHPLSSITSVDVKAVLRERR
- a CDS encoding acetate--CoA ligase family protein; the protein is MLGSTHGTLTTDLRARVVACGEQPGPTVHGMAASEGDLDVSGRPLHAPVPELDRFFRPESVAVVGASDADGRPNTGITRQLIAWAERVGARLHPVHPSRTAVFGLPCVPSVADLPEPVDLAVLLVGDPLPVIEELAQAKVKFAVAFASGFAETGAEGAAAQRRLAAAVERSGLRLLGPNTNLNAFERFRDDLEGPAIALITQSGHQGRPVFTLQELGVRLSHWAPTGNEADLETADFISYFAGRPEVGAIACYVEGLKDGRSFLLAADRAARAGVPVVAVKVGRTETGARTAASHTGKLTGADQVVDAAMRQYGVIRVDGLDELQDTAALLARARKPQADGVVVYSISGGTGAHFADLATAAGLRLPPLPDAKRAELHQWIPEYLNVANPVDNGGHPVGDWRGRKIIDAILADPGVGVLICPITGPFPPMSDKLAQDLVDAAEETDKLVCVVWGSPVGTEEAYRTTLLGSSRVATFRTFGNCITAVRAYLDHHRFTTGYRSPFDEAPRTLSPSFRKAQALLRPGHRLSEHSAKQLLRAYGIRVPREQLVTSAAAAVRAAGLVGYPVVMKASAPQLAHKTELGLVKIGLTSASQVRDAYRELTDIARYEHADLDGILVCQMVERGVEMVVGVTQDELFGPTVTVGLGGVLVEVLQDAAVRVPPFGEDQARSMLAELRGRALLDGVRGGPPVDVDALVEVVLRVQRMALELGGDLSELDINPLMVLPRGQGAVALDALAVCR